A region of Gemmobacter sp. 24YEA27 DNA encodes the following proteins:
- a CDS encoding iron chelate uptake ABC transporter family permease subunit, whose amino-acid sequence MRIGGISLLWRPRAMLVCGLLIALGLLLGLFLLASGTMRLTPAGALAGLTGQAETDVINRLVLRIRLPRLLTAAMVGAALGMSGAVFQSISRNALGSPDVIGFTTGAASGAIAQIILFNAGPVQTALAAVASGVMTALVVLWLARGRKGGREGGGGYRLILVGIGMGALMSGLNTLLMVMGDLERAMSAQIWLAGSLAARDWTHVATAFAGLVLFAPLVLWNARRLLVMSIGDDLARQLGLDPARTRLVLVLASVGLASVATACTGPIAFVALAGPQLARWLTRSPDVPVVSGAIAGALLLLSADLVSQNAPFGLAMPIGLTTGLLGGLYLILVSRRL is encoded by the coding sequence TTGCGGATCGGCGGGATCAGCCTGTTATGGCGGCCCCGCGCCATGCTGGTCTGCGGGCTGCTGATCGCCCTCGGCCTGCTGCTGGGCCTGTTCCTGCTGGCCAGTGGCACCATGCGGCTGACGCCTGCCGGAGCGCTGGCGGGTCTGACCGGTCAGGCCGAAACCGATGTGATCAACCGCCTCGTCTTGCGCATCCGGCTGCCGAGGCTGCTGACCGCCGCGATGGTCGGGGCGGCGCTTGGCATGTCCGGCGCGGTGTTTCAGTCGATCTCACGCAATGCGCTCGGATCGCCGGATGTGATCGGTTTCACCACCGGCGCGGCAAGCGGCGCAATCGCGCAGATCATCCTGTTCAATGCCGGGCCGGTGCAGACCGCGCTGGCGGCGGTCGCATCTGGGGTGATGACGGCGCTGGTCGTCCTCTGGCTGGCGCGTGGCCGGAAAGGCGGGCGGGAAGGGGGCGGCGGCTACCGGCTGATCCTTGTCGGTATCGGCATGGGCGCGCTGATGTCCGGGCTGAACACGCTGTTGATGGTGATGGGCGATCTGGAACGTGCGATGTCAGCGCAGATCTGGCTGGCCGGATCACTGGCTGCGCGCGACTGGACCCATGTCGCAACCGCCTTTGCCGGGCTGGTCCTCTTCGCGCCGCTGGTTTTGTGGAATGCGCGGCGGCTTCTGGTGATGTCGATAGGCGATGATCTCGCGCGCCAGCTCGGGCTGGATCCGGCGCGGACACGGCTGGTTCTGGTGCTGGCCTCGGTCGGGCTGGCATCCGTTGCGACGGCCTGTACCGGGCCGATTGCCTTTGTCGCGCTGGCCGGGCCGCAACTTGCGCGCTGGCTGACCCGTTCGCCCGATGTGCCGGTGGTTTCGGGAGCAATTGCCGGGGCCCTCCTGCTGCTGAGCGCGGATCTCGTCAGCCAGAATGCGCCTTTCGGCCTCGCGATGCCGATCGGCCTGACCACTGGGCTGCTGGGCGGGCTCTATCTGATCCTTGTCTCGCGCCGCCTCTAG
- a CDS encoding DNA repair exonuclease: MTYTFLHTSDLHLGRPFGGYPEDIRGRLREARHTVISRLARAARDTGARDVLLAGDTFDAETPSPETLRHALRAMAVEGDLRWFLMPGNHDSLAATELWRRILADAPANLTVLDRPGALELATGVWLLPAPPSQRRPGRDLTEAMSAPTPEGAIRIGLGHGAIMDFTDGEGSPGIIPPDRARLSGLDYLGLGDWHGRMQIGPATWYSGTPEADGFKHATAPGALVISLDASGAPARVEITPTGQFHWLRPELDLLPGEDIAGHLAGLLPGENKRRDSLLRIEASGRLTLAERAGLEAALAALAPDFGWFEADLSRLGTDVQPDDLDLIDRGGALRRAAEGLLGEAGDRRWPRPTVSWPKWRCPGFMPWCRRSRHEDPRAGADQSAPFRGKTCPDRRDRRRCLGAVAAQ; the protein is encoded by the coding sequence ATGACCTATACCTTTCTTCACACCTCCGATCTGCATCTGGGCCGGCCTTTTGGCGGTTATCCCGAAGACATTCGCGGCCGCCTGCGCGAGGCGCGCCATACGGTCATTTCCCGTCTCGCCCGTGCGGCCCGCGACACTGGCGCGCGCGATGTGCTGCTGGCGGGTGACACATTCGATGCCGAGACCCCTTCGCCCGAGACTTTGCGCCACGCGCTGCGAGCCATGGCGGTCGAGGGCGATCTGCGCTGGTTCCTGATGCCCGGTAACCATGACAGTCTCGCGGCGACCGAGCTCTGGCGCCGGATCCTTGCCGATGCGCCGGCCAATCTGACGGTTCTCGACCGGCCCGGCGCGCTGGAACTTGCCACCGGTGTCTGGCTTTTGCCGGCGCCCCCATCACAGCGCCGCCCGGGGCGCGATCTGACCGAAGCAATGTCGGCACCAACCCCTGAGGGCGCGATCCGCATCGGCCTGGGCCATGGCGCGATCATGGATTTCACCGATGGCGAGGGCAGCCCGGGGATCATCCCGCCGGATCGGGCGCGGCTCTCGGGTCTTGATTACCTGGGCCTTGGCGATTGGCATGGGCGGATGCAGATCGGCCCCGCGACCTGGTATTCCGGCACACCCGAGGCGGATGGGTTCAAACATGCCACAGCGCCGGGTGCGCTTGTGATCAGCCTTGATGCAAGCGGCGCACCGGCCAGGGTGGAAATCACCCCGACCGGTCAGTTCCACTGGCTGCGGCCAGAGCTCGATCTGCTGCCGGGCGAGGATATTGCGGGCCATCTTGCCGGGCTTCTGCCCGGTGAAAACAAACGCCGTGACAGTCTCTTGCGGATCGAGGCCAGCGGCCGTCTGACCCTGGCAGAACGCGCCGGCCTTGAGGCCGCGCTGGCCGCGCTCGCCCCGGATTTCGGCTGGTTCGAGGCCGATCTTTCCCGCCTTGGCACGGATGTACAGCCGGATGATCTCGACCTGATCGACCGGGGCGGCGCGTTGCGCCGGGCCGCAGAAGGCTTGCTTGGCGAGGCCGGTGACCGGCGCTGGCCCAGGCCGACCGTCAGCTGGCCGAAATGGCGCTGTCCCGGCTTTATGCCCTGGTGCAGGAGGTCGAGGCATGAAGATCCGCGCGCTGGAGCTGACCAATCTGCGCCGTTTCGGGGCAAAACGTGCCCGGATCGACGGGATCGGCGACGGTGTCTCGGTGCTGTCGCAGCCCAATGA